One window of Marmota flaviventris isolate mMarFla1 chromosome 5, mMarFla1.hap1, whole genome shotgun sequence genomic DNA carries:
- the Amacr gene encoding alpha-methylacyl-CoA racemase isoform X2, translated as MALKGVRVVELAGLAPGPFCGMVLADFGAQVLRVDRVGSLGDVSQLARGKRSLVLDLKRAQGAAVLRRLCTRADVLLEPFRHGVMEKLQLGPEILLQENPKLIYARLSGFGQSGQFSRKAGHDINYLALSGGRNSISQFFSVENSKHGTVGTASRTEPVRWWSTFLHNLQDSRWAVHGCGSHRAPVLQTTHPRTWTKV; from the exons ATGGCTCTGAAGGGCGTCAGGGTCGTGGAGCTGGCTGGCCTAGCCCCCGGCCCGTTCTGCGGTATGGTCCTGGCGGACTTCGGAGCGCAGGTGCTGCGCGTGGACCGGGTCGGCTCCCTCGGCGATGTGAGCCAGTTGGCCCGGGGCAAGCGCTCGCTGGTGCTGGACCTGAAACGGGCGCAGGGAGCAGCCGTGCTGCGGCGCCTGTGCACGCGTGCAGACGTGCTTCTGGAGCCCTTCCGCCACG GTGTCATGGAGAAACTCCAACTTGGGCCAGAGATTCTGCTGCAGGAGAATCCAAAACTCATCTATGCTAGACTAAGTGGCTTTGGCCAGTCAGGACAATTCTCCAGGAAAGCTGGTCATGACATCAACTACTTGGCTTTGTCAG GTGGAAGGAACAGCATATCTCAGTTCTTTTCTGTGGAAAACTCAAAACATGGGACTGTGGGAACAGCCTCGAGGACAGAACCTGTTAGATGGTGGAGCACCTTTCTACACAACTTACAGGACAGCAGATGGGCAGTTCATGGCTGTGGGAGCCATAGAGCCCCAGTTCTACAGACAACTCATCCAAG